In the genome of Xenopus laevis strain J_2021 chromosome 1S, Xenopus_laevis_v10.1, whole genome shotgun sequence, one region contains:
- the LOC121398711 gene encoding protein FAM240B-like: MNSQYMRVEIFAFETCILKNFWEERIQKQTEERENETARKQRSALQRLRNEWAERLNKKMEVPKTQNNS; this comes from the exons atgaACAGTCAGTACATGAGGGTAGAGATTTTTGCTTTCGAAACCTGCATATTGAAAAATTTTTGGGAAGAGAGAATACAAAAGCAAACGgaagaaagagaaaatgaaacTGCCAGGAAACAACGAAGTGCTTTACAGAG GCTTCGCAATGAATGGGCAGAgagactgaataaaaagatggaagtgccaaaaactcaaaacaattcgtga